CAGCCCGCCGGGGCGCACGTGGCGGGCCATGGTGGCGATCGCCCGGCGCAGGTCCTCGAGCGTCAGCATGTAGCCGACGGAGCCGAAGAGGCAGGTGACCACGTCGAACGTGCGCCGCAGGTCGAAGGTGCGCATGTCGCCGACCACCAGCTCGGCGCCCGGGCAGCGCCCGGACGCGACGGCCAGCAGACCGGGGTCGAGGTCGACGCCGGTGCAGGTCAGCCCGTCGGCCAGGAGGGCCAGGTGCTTGCCCGTGCCGCAGGCCACGTCGAGCAGCGTCCGCGCGTCGGGCCGGCGTTCGCGGAGGAGCCCGAGGAGGTGCGCGGCCTCGGCCTCGTAGTCCTTCCCCGCCCCCTCGTAGACGAGGTCGTAGAGGTCCGCCGACTCGGAGAACACGGCCCGGTCACCTCCCCCGCGTGGCATAGGGTCGGCCACCGACGGTCCCCACCCACGAGGCGCAGGAGCAACCGTGACCCTCTTCCCGACGCTCGCGACGGCGCGCGTGGAGCTCGAGCCCACGTCCTTCCGATCGGCCCTCGACCTGCCCGAGGAGCTGGGGATCGACCCGGACGACGCGGCCGGGATGCCCGACCTCGACCTCGTCGTGGAGCTGGCCTGCCCCGCGGAGCCGGGCCGCATCGCGCTCCAGTACGACGTGCGCCCCGGCGGTGCGGACGGCGGTGCGGACGGCGGTGCGGACGGTGGCGACCCGGTCGGGATCGCGACCCTCTGGGACCTCGACCCCCACGCCGGCCACGTGCGGGCGGGCGTGCAGCTCGCCCCCGGCGCGGACGCCGTGGTGGCGCGCGAGACGCGGCTGCTGCTGCTCAACGTCGCCTTCGCGACGTGGCGCGTGGCCAAGGTCTACGTGCACGAGGTCCACGGCGCGTGGGCGTGGGACGCGCCGGGGGCACGGCTCGAGGGGACGCTGCGCGACTACCTGCACGATGGCTCCCGAACGCTCGACATGGACGTGGTCGCGGTCCACCGGTCGGACTGGGACCGCGAGGGCCGCGAGGTCCTCGGGGCGCTCCTCGGCGACTGAGCGCCGGCACGGCCGGCGACCCGCGGCAGTTCGCCACGCTAGGTGAGGACCATCGCGAGCGGTCGTCCTCGCCCCCCGGTTTGACCGGCTCCGCTCAGGGGCGACCCGGCCCGCGCACCCGGCGGACCGGTTCCGCTCGCGTGCCCTCCCGAGCCTTCCGAGGCGCGTCGGCGCCTGCCTAGCGTCCAGGGCACGACGAGGTCGCGGGGAGCCTGCGACCGTGGCCGGGAGGACGACGTGATGACCGACGAGCGCATCGGGCCGGACACCAGCGCGGGGCCCACCGCCCCGCCGCCGGCCCCCGCAGCAGCCACGCCCCGCCGTACGGCGCGGGTGAGCTTCGTCGGGGGCACCAGCCACAGCCGGGCCTCGGTCGACGTGCGCGGCACGGAGCGCGAGGTCGTCGACCGCACCGGGCCCGACGGGGAGACCCCGCCGCCGGCGGGCTGCCCCTGCTCGTCGGGCTTCTGAGCCTCCCGCACACCCTCGACCGGAAGGAGCGCCGCCATGACCCTGACCGACACCTCCGCGGAGCAGGAGGCGGGCTTCGCCGAGCGGCTCGCGGCCTCCCTGCTCCCCGTCTTCGAGGGCGAGGAGCCGCTGCTGCTCACCGACTCGCGCGCCCTGCTCCGGATGCTCCACGAGCGCGGCGTCGGCGCACTGCACTTCGAGCACCTCTCCGGGCTCTCGCCCGACGAGCGCCGCAACGTCGTCGCCATCCCGACGACGCCGCTCGACGTGTCCAACCACGACGTGTGGCGCGAGTACTTCGCCGAGTCGCGCGTGCTCATCGTGGCGGGGGTCGCCTTCGACCCGGCGCCGGAGGCCGTGCTCTACACGCTCGAGAAGATGGCCCGCTCGTCGTTCGTCGACGCCGCGGAGCGCAACAACGTGCTCCTCGAGGCGGTGGCGGGCTCCTCGACCATGGTCGTGTCCAGCGCCGACGCGGAGCTGCGGTGCGAGCTCGACGAGATCACCATGCTGCGGCCCAAGATCGAGCCCGAGCTCGCCCCGGGCGAGTGGGAGAGCGTGGGTGCCTACTTCGAGGTCGGCCTCGTGTCGGTCCCCGACGAGTTCATGACCGGCATCAAGCCGGGCTTCGACGTCAACGGCGAGTTCGTCGCCGACGGTGTCTCGGTGGCGGTGCACCGCCACGTGGGCGACGACGTGCGCGCCATGCAGACGGCTGCCTGGGAGCTGCTGCGCTCGCTGGCCCGGGCGGGCGAGTTCCCCCTGCGGCTGACGGTCGAGCACTCGGTGCTCCGGAAGGTGCTCACGGCCTCCGGACGCGACATGGCGCCCGAGCTGCTCGTGCACACCAACGCCGGCCTGGGCGGCATGCTCACCGAGCTGGCGTTCAGCTCCAACGCGGCCATGAAGCCCGACGAGGTCGACTGGTCGGTCAACTCGCAGCTCAACGAGGGCGCCATCGGGGTCCACATCGCGGTCGGCGAGGGCCTCACCGGGGCGCACGTCGACTTCATCGCCATCGACGCCACCACCGACTTCCGGGCCTGAGCGTCATGACCTCCGTCGACGAGCTGGCCCCACGGCGGACGACGCCGCCGGGGGTGGCGTCCGTGCAGGCCTGGCTGGCCGACGTCGCGGCGCGGCACACCATGACGGTGCGCCAGGTCGACCTCGACGACATCGCGCCCTGGCGCGCCGACCCGCTCACGGGCGACCTCGTCCACCCCAGCGGCGGGTTCTTCCGGGTCACGGGCCTCCACGTGGGCCCGGTCGTCGGCGCCGACGACCACCCGGGCACACCGCGTCCGGAGGGCTGGAGCCAGCCGATCATCGACCAGCCCGAGGTCGGGATCCTGGGGTTCGTCGCCGCCCGCGCCGAGGGACGCCTCCACGTGCTCGTGCAGGCCAAGGCGGAGCCCGGGAACCGCAACGGCGTGCAGCTGAGCCCGACGGTGCAGGCGACGTGGAGCAACTACACGGGCAAGCACGGCGGGGCGTCGGTGCCCTACCTCTCGTGGTTCACCGACGCCGGTCGCGGTCGGGTGCTCGTCGACGTCCTGCAGTCGGAGCAGGCGGCCTGGTTCTTCCAGAAGCGCAACCGCAACATGTTCGTCCTCCTCGAGGACCGGGAGGCGCTCGAGGTGCTCCCGGGCTTCCGCTGGGTGCCGCTCGAGGACCTCTACGGCTGCCTGCTCGAGGCCGACCTGGTCAACATGGACGCGCGCACGGTGCTCTCCTGCCTGCCCCTGCACCTCATCGGCGGCTGGCGCGAACCGACCCCCGGCCTCGACGACCGGCTCGCCCGCACCGTGCGGGCGTCCCTGGCGCCCGCGACGGAGGCGCTGCACCCCTACGCCGACCTGCTGAGCTGGCTCACCGGCCTCCGCAGCCGCCCGCTGCGCCGCGCCACGCTGGTCCCGCTGCGCGAGGTCGGCGACGGGTGGCACCGGGCCGACGGGGAGCTGCGCCACGTCGACGGCGGCCGCTTCGCCATCCGGGGCGTGCAGGTCGAGGCGCGTGGCCGTGAGGTGCGCACGTGGCGCCAGCCGCTGCTGGCCCCGCACGCCGAGGGGCTGGCGGTCTGCCTGGCGGCCGCGGTCGACGACGTGCTCCACCTCCTCGTGCGGGCGAGCCCGTCGCCCGGTTACCGCGACGGCGTCGAGCTGGGCCCGACGCTGCAGGACGCCACCGATCCCACCGGTGCCGCCGACGCCGCCCTGCCCCTGCCGCTCCGGTCGCTGGCCGTCGACGCGCCGTCAGGGGCGGTGCTGTTCGAGTCGGTGCTGTCCGAGGAGGGCGGTCGCTTCTGGGACGCCCGCACCCGCTACCGGCTCGTGGCGGTCGACGAGGCCGTGGTCGGCGCCGAGCCGCCCGGGTTCCGCTGGATGAGCCTGCACCAGCTCGGCAGCCTGCTGCAGCACAGCCACTACGTGAACGTCGAGCTGCGCACCCTCGTCGCCGCGGCGCACGGACTGGCGGCGACCCCGGGGGACGTCGCATGAGGGTCCTCCTGGTCTCGCAGGCCGAGTGGAGCCACGCCGCCGGGCTCGTCCCGGTGGGGTGGGGCCTCCGCGCGGCCGGCCACGACGTGCTGTTCGCGACGCAGCCCGACCTCGTCGCCACGCTGGCCACCAGCGGGCTGCCCACCGTGGGGGTCGGCCGCGACCACCGGCTGGGGGCGCTGCTCCAGAGGGTCCCGCCCCGGCGGCGCGTGAGCGGGGGGATGGACACCGCCTGCCTGCGCCCCGGCGTGGACGGCGAGGTGGTGGCACGGGGCTACACCTACCTCGTGCGCTGGTGGTGGGCGCTCGTGAGCGACCCGATGTGCGCCGGCCTCGTCGCGCTGGCCCGTCGCTGGCGTCCCGACCTGGTGGTCTGGGAGACCACGACCTTCGCGGGAGCCGTGGCCGCGGAGGCGGTCGGCGCCCGCCACGTGCGCTTCGCCTGGAGCCTCGACCTCGTCGCCCGCTTCCGCCGGCAGTTCCTGCGGCTGCGGTCGGACGGCGTCCCGGACCCCCGCCCGGACCCGCTCGAGGAGTGGATGGGGCGGTCGGCCGCGCCGTACGGCGTGGAGTTCAGCGAGCGCCTCGTGCACGGCGAGGCGACGATCACCCAGCTGCCCGCCACCCTCCGCGCCGAGGACCCGGCGGACGTCACCTACCTGCCGGTGCGGCACGTGCCCTACAACGGGTCCCGGCCCGTGCCCTCCTGGGTGCTGACCGAACCACCGACGCCCCCGGGCCGGCCGCGGGTCAGCGTCTGCCTCGGCTCGTCGTCGGTGGCGCGGTTCGGGCGCTACGTCTGCTCGGCGCGCGAGGTCGTCCACGGTCTCGCCGCCCTCGACGTCGAGGTGGTGGCCGCGCTCGCGCCGTCGGAGCACGCGTCGCTGGGGTCGCTGCCCGGCAACGTGCGGCTCGAGGAGCACGTCCCGCTGGACGCCCTGCTGCCCACCTGCGCGGTCGCCGTCAACCACGGCGGTCCCGGCACCGTCGCGACCGCGGCGGTGCACGGCGTGCCGCAGCTCGTCCTCCCCGCGGAGTTCGACGCGCCCCTGCTGGCCGACGGGCTGGTGGCGCAGGGCGCCGCCCGGTCCGTGCCCGCCGAGGAGGCCGACGCGGCCACCGTGCGCGACCACGTGACGGCGCTGCTCGACGGTCCGTCGCACCGGAGGGCGGCCCGCGCCCTGCGCGACGAGGTCCGCGCCATGCCCGATCCCTACGCGCTCGGCACCACCCTCACCGACCTGGTGCGGGACGTGCCCGCCGCGCCGCTCGCCACGGCAGGAGCCGCCCGATGACGACGACCGCCCCCACGCCGCTCGCGACCCCCGGGACGCTCGCGGCGTCACCCGCACCGACCCCGCCGCTCACCTCGCTGCGCGCGCTCGTCGCCGGTGGTGACCTCGCGACACCGGTCCCCCCGCTCACCGCGGAGGAGCGGGACGCGATGGAGCGGAGCGTCGCCGTCATGGCGGGCGCGCTCGCCGCCGACGCGCAGGTGTACGGCGTGACGAACGGCTTCGGGGCCCTCGTCGACCACCCCGGGGCCGGCGACGGCACCCGCACGGGGATGGGCCTGATCCACCACCTCGGCACGGCCCAGGGACGCCACCTCGACCCCCGGGTCTGCCGCCTCGCGGTGCTGCTGCGGCTGCACGGCATGCGGCAGGGCTTCTCCGCCGTGACACCCGAGCAGTGGGAGTCGCTCGCCCGGCTCCACGACCGCGGCTTCACCCCGGCCATCCCCGGTGCCGGGACGGTGAGCGCGAGCGGCGACCTCCAGCCCCTGGCCGCCGCGGCGCTCGCCCTGGCCGGCCGGGGCGAGGCCTGGGTGCAGGACGCCACGGGCGCCTGGCGGGTGGTCGACTCCGCCCGCGCGCTGGCGGACGTCGGCTGCGACCCCGTCGCGTGGCCGGCCCGCCTCGCGCTCGCCTTCGTCAACGGCACGAGCGTCAGCCTCGCCGCGGCTCTCGTCAACCTCCAGGAGCTCCAGGCCCACGTGCGCGCGGCCGCCCTGCTCACGGCGCGCCTCGTCGAGGTCGTGGGGATCGGCACGGAGTCGCTGGACCCGGCCATCGCGGCGGTCCGTCGGCAGCCGGGCCAGGCGGAGGTGGCCGGGTGGATCCGCGGCGCGCTCGACCCGGACCGCCCCGCCCGGGTGGAGGGACGTCCGCTGCAGGAGGTCTACAGCATCCGCGCCGCCTCCCAGGTGCTCGGCGCCGTGCTCGACCAGGCCCGGTCGTGCGAGGAGATCCTGCTCCGCGAGGCGAGCGGGGTCACCGACAACCCGGTCTGCGTCGACGGGCGGGTGCTCCACGGCGCGAACTTCCACTCGCTGCCGGTGGGTCTCGCCTCCGACCAGACCGGCCTCGGCGTGCAGCAGGTCGCCTTCCTGCTCGAGCGCCAGCTGGGCGTGCTCTGCTCGAGCGAGCTGAACGGCGGGCTGCCCCCGATGCTGACGTCCTCACCGGGGCTGAGCAGCGGACTGGCCGGCGTGCAGATCAGCGCGACCTCGTTCGTGTCGTCCATCCGGCAGCGCGTGCAGCCGACGACGCTCACCTCGCTGCCGACGAACGGGGCCAACCAGGACCACGTGCCGATGTCGCTGACGGGGGCCATCGCCGTCGGTGAGGCCCTCGAGACGGCGCGCTGGGTGATCGGGTCGCTCGCCGTGGGCCTCGCCCAGCACGCCGCCCTCGGCGGCTGGCCGGCCACCGGGCTGTGGGCCCGGGTCGCGGCGGCCTGCCCGCCGCTCGTCGAGGACCGCCCGCTCGCCGCCGAGGTGCGCGCGTGCGCGCGGCTGGTGCTCGACGCCGTGGAGGAGCACGACGACACCGGGGGAGGAACCTCCCTCGCCGAGGAGCTCGGGAGACGCCAGTGAACGTTGCCACGCCAGCCATCGAGGTCCGGCAGCTGCGCAAGACCTACCGCGGGACCACCGCTCTCGACGGGGTCGACCTCACGGTCGGGACCGGGGAGATCTTCGGCATCCTCGGCCCGAACGGCGCCGGGAAGACGACGACGGTCGAGATCATCGAGGGCCTCACCCGCCCCGACTCCGGTGCGGTCAGCGTGCTCGGGATCGACCCCTTCGGCGACCGGGACGCGCTCCGGCAGGTGCTCGGCGCCCAGCTGCAGGAGAGCCGCCTGCCCGCCAAGCTGCGGGTGCGCGAGGCGCTCAAGCTCTACGCGTCCTTCTACCCCGACCCGGTGCCCGTCGACGAGATGCTCGAGCGGGTGGGTCTGACCGACAAGCGCGCCACCCCCTTCGAGGGCCTCAGCGGGGGGCAGCAGCAACGGCTCTCGATCGCGCTCGCCCTGGTCGGCCGTCCCCGGGTCGCGATCCTCGACGAGGTGACGACGGGCCTGGACCCCACGGCCCGGCGGGCGATGTGGCAGACGATCCTCGACCTGCGGGACGGTGGCCTGACCGTCGTGCTCATCACCCACTTCATGGAGGAGGCCGAGCGCCTCTGCGACCGCGTCGCGCTCATGCGCGGTGGTCGCGTCGTCGCCACCGACACCACCGGCGGGATCATCGAGAGCACCGTCGGCGGGCAGCGGGTCACCTTCGACGTCACGGGCCCTGCGCCCGTCGGGGACCTCGAGCGGCTGCCGGGGGTCACGGGGGTGGAGGCCGACGGCTCCACCGTCCACGTGCTGGGGCGGGGCGACCTCGTCACGGCGGTCACGAGCGCCCTGCACGGCTGGGGCGTCACCTACGAACGGGTGCGGGTCCACCAGGGGACGCTCGACGACGCGTTCCTCCAGCTGACGGGCACCGCCGCGGGTCGCACGGAGGAGGACCGATGAGCACCGCCACCGCTGTCCGCCAGGTCGTCGCCACCGAGGCCAAGCTGGTCTGGCGCGACCCCGCCGGGGTGTTCCTCCCGCTGGCCCTGCCGGCCCTCATCATCGTGATGAGCGGCCTCACCTCCGAGGAGGGCGGGGTCGACGGCACCGGC
This Nocardioides alkalitolerans DNA region includes the following protein-coding sequences:
- a CDS encoding class I SAM-dependent methyltransferase, producing the protein MFSESADLYDLVYEGAGKDYEAEAAHLLGLLRERRPDARTLLDVACGTGKHLALLADGLTCTGVDLDPGLLAVASGRCPGAELVVGDMRTFDLRRTFDVVTCLFGSVGYMLTLEDLRRAIATMARHVRPGGLLVVETCNAPTEWSTDLVGTVVVERPGFSAVRMGSSTRHGRVAEVELQYLIGSAATGIEHVVEHHALGLFTEEEYADAFRAAGLVTERVPSGPFPRRILVGGAPEVPA
- a CDS encoding NDP-hexose 2,3-dehydratase family protein; translation: MTSVDELAPRRTTPPGVASVQAWLADVAARHTMTVRQVDLDDIAPWRADPLTGDLVHPSGGFFRVTGLHVGPVVGADDHPGTPRPEGWSQPIIDQPEVGILGFVAARAEGRLHVLVQAKAEPGNRNGVQLSPTVQATWSNYTGKHGGASVPYLSWFTDAGRGRVLVDVLQSEQAAWFFQKRNRNMFVLLEDREALEVLPGFRWVPLEDLYGCLLEADLVNMDARTVLSCLPLHLIGGWREPTPGLDDRLARTVRASLAPATEALHPYADLLSWLTGLRSRPLRRATLVPLREVGDGWHRADGELRHVDGGRFAIRGVQVEARGREVRTWRQPLLAPHAEGLAVCLAAAVDDVLHLLVRASPSPGYRDGVELGPTLQDATDPTGAADAALPLPLRSLAVDAPSGAVLFESVLSEEGGRFWDARTRYRLVAVDEAVVGAEPPGFRWMSLHQLGSLLQHSHYVNVELRTLVAAAHGLAATPGDVA
- a CDS encoding DUF1205 domain-containing protein, whose product is MRVLLVSQAEWSHAAGLVPVGWGLRAAGHDVLFATQPDLVATLATSGLPTVGVGRDHRLGALLQRVPPRRRVSGGMDTACLRPGVDGEVVARGYTYLVRWWWALVSDPMCAGLVALARRWRPDLVVWETTTFAGAVAAEAVGARHVRFAWSLDLVARFRRQFLRLRSDGVPDPRPDPLEEWMGRSAAPYGVEFSERLVHGEATITQLPATLRAEDPADVTYLPVRHVPYNGSRPVPSWVLTEPPTPPGRPRVSVCLGSSSVARFGRYVCSAREVVHGLAALDVEVVAALAPSEHASLGSLPGNVRLEEHVPLDALLPTCAVAVNHGGPGTVATAAVHGVPQLVLPAEFDAPLLADGLVAQGAARSVPAEEADAATVRDHVTALLDGPSHRRAARALRDEVRAMPDPYALGTTLTDLVRDVPAAPLATAGAAR
- a CDS encoding aromatic amino acid ammonia-lyase, whose amino-acid sequence is MTTTAPTPLATPGTLAASPAPTPPLTSLRALVAGGDLATPVPPLTAEERDAMERSVAVMAGALAADAQVYGVTNGFGALVDHPGAGDGTRTGMGLIHHLGTAQGRHLDPRVCRLAVLLRLHGMRQGFSAVTPEQWESLARLHDRGFTPAIPGAGTVSASGDLQPLAAAALALAGRGEAWVQDATGAWRVVDSARALADVGCDPVAWPARLALAFVNGTSVSLAAALVNLQELQAHVRAAALLTARLVEVVGIGTESLDPAIAAVRRQPGQAEVAGWIRGALDPDRPARVEGRPLQEVYSIRAASQVLGAVLDQARSCEEILLREASGVTDNPVCVDGRVLHGANFHSLPVGLASDQTGLGVQQVAFLLERQLGVLCSSELNGGLPPMLTSSPGLSSGLAGVQISATSFVSSIRQRVQPTTLTSLPTNGANQDHVPMSLTGAIAVGEALETARWVIGSLAVGLAQHAALGGWPATGLWARVAAACPPLVEDRPLAAEVRACARLVLDAVEEHDDTGGGTSLAEELGRRQ
- a CDS encoding ABC transporter ATP-binding protein — protein: MNVATPAIEVRQLRKTYRGTTALDGVDLTVGTGEIFGILGPNGAGKTTTVEIIEGLTRPDSGAVSVLGIDPFGDRDALRQVLGAQLQESRLPAKLRVREALKLYASFYPDPVPVDEMLERVGLTDKRATPFEGLSGGQQQRLSIALALVGRPRVAILDEVTTGLDPTARRAMWQTILDLRDGGLTVVLITHFMEEAERLCDRVALMRGGRVVATDTTGGIIESTVGGQRVTFDVTGPAPVGDLERLPGVTGVEADGSTVHVLGRGDLVTAVTSALHGWGVTYERVRVHQGTLDDAFLQLTGTAAGRTEEDR